A portion of the Chlamydia caviae GPIC genome contains these proteins:
- the secG gene encoding preprotein translocase subunit SecG — protein MTALFYSFLFIFLLLCVILCGLILIQESKSMGLGSSFGVDSGDSVFGVSTPDILKRVTAWLAVAFCCSCLLLSFATTHLGKKAQELPTKALEQVAPDGEEILVE, from the coding sequence GTGACAGCTTTGTTTTATTCGTTTTTATTTATTTTTCTTCTTTTGTGCGTAATTTTGTGCGGGCTGATTTTGATTCAAGAAAGCAAGAGCATGGGACTAGGTTCTTCCTTTGGTGTGGATTCAGGAGATTCTGTTTTCGGTGTATCGACACCAGATATTTTAAAGAGAGTCACAGCTTGGCTTGCTGTCGCTTTTTGTTGTAGTTGTCTGCTTCTTTCCTTTGCAACAACACATTTAGGGAAAAAAGCTCAAGAGCTGCCTACGAAAGCTCTAGAACAAGTTGCTCCGGATGGAGAAGAAATTCTCGTGGAATAG
- the def gene encoding peptide deformylase, whose protein sequence is MIRELEYYGSHILRRKADIIPEITDATRQLVQDMYETMVAHKGVGLAAPQVGESLSLFVMCVEGETEEGDLIFCDFPKVYINPVLSNPSEDLVIGREGCLSIPGLRADVYRPQSITVTAVNLDGQEFTEHLEGFPARIIMHENDHLHGVLYIDKMEEPKDIKKFKASLEKIRRRYHAHVKPEDRAS, encoded by the coding sequence ATGATTAGAGAATTAGAATATTATGGCAGCCATATTTTACGTAGAAAGGCTGATATAATTCCTGAAATTACTGACGCGACTCGTCAGTTAGTTCAAGATATGTATGAAACTATGGTAGCGCATAAAGGCGTTGGTTTAGCAGCTCCCCAAGTAGGAGAAAGCCTGAGTCTTTTTGTTATGTGTGTTGAAGGAGAAACCGAAGAAGGGGATTTGATCTTTTGTGATTTCCCAAAGGTCTATATCAATCCTGTTCTTTCTAATCCTTCTGAGGATCTCGTTATCGGTCGGGAAGGATGTTTATCTATTCCTGGGCTTCGTGCTGACGTCTACCGTCCACAAAGTATTACCGTAACGGCGGTGAATCTTGATGGTCAGGAATTCACAGAACATTTGGAAGGGTTTCCTGCACGAATCATTATGCATGAAAATGACCATCTTCATGGAGTGTTGTATATCGATAAGATGGAAGAGCCTAAAGACATTAAGAAGTTTAAGGCTTCTTTAGAAAAGATACGCCGTCGTTATCATGCTCATGTAAAGCCAGAAGATAGAGCTTCCTAA